From the genome of Metabacillus dongyingensis:
ATTTATAGAGAGCGACCGTTTATATCGCATGAAATTATTCAACTCGTTGAGCATTCTGCTAATTCCTCTTTTCCAAGTGACCATGCTACATCTGCAATAGCAATTGCTGTTACTCTTTGGCTATCATCACATCATTTTAAATATACATGGTTTATTCTTGCGGTAGTAATAGCTTTCTCAAGAATATGGGTAGGGGTTCACTATCCTTTAGATGTAGTGGCAGGAATTTTAAATGGGGTGATAATAGCATTATTTACACATTACCTTTTGTTCAAGGTAAAACCCATAACATTGCTAATTGAAAGGCCAATTTTCCAAGGACAAGGTAGGATGAAAGATTGTTAGCTATGGCAGATTATATATCTTGCTAAACTAACAGGTACATTACTTCAATAAGGGAGTTGCTTAGGCAGCTCTTTTTCTTATGGAGCTAATGAAGCAGGATAGTTAAAGATAAGCTGGAACTATTTTGAAATATAAACGTCTAAATTTATGGAGGTGTATGATGAAAAAGATAATAAATTTTACTTCTCTTTTTGTCTTTATGGTGTTATTGGTCGGTTGTATGGGAGAAGAAAAAAGACAATTAACAAGAGTAGATGTTCAAAAAATTGATACAGAAGGAAATTACGAAGATGTCGTAATGATAACAGATAGCGAATTAATAGAGTTGTTAAGGCAGGCATTTGAACAAATCAAATGGGATAATAATATGGTTAAAATGGAAATGGCTAGAAAACCAGATATAAAAGCTACTTTGTTTTACACTTTTGATGAAAATATGCCTGAAAAACTTTATGAATATAAAATTTGGTTTAATGAAAATGCAGGTACAGCAACAATTATTAGCAATAATGAAAATGCAAGTTATGGAGAGTTAGATAAAGATAATGCAAAAGCCCTGAAAAAAATTTTCTTAATTAACGGGTGATTTAGCTGAAGATCGGAGCTGTCTTTAAGGCAGCTTTTTCTTATGGAACTATCGGGGCAGTTTAGTTCATTAGTTAGTATGGTTAGTATGTTAAACAAAAATTTGTGATAGGGTTGATTGGAAGGAGGAATTATTAATGCAGAATACAATTCGTGAATTGTCAGAAAAAGATTTAGAAGAAGTATCAAAGATTTTCACCAATGTTTTTAGCTCCAATCCTTGGAACGAACCTTGGATTTTTCAAACATCATACAAACGATTGTTAGATATAAGTAAGACCCCTGGGTATATAGGAATAGGTTATTTTAATTCTAATAATCAAATGATTGGCTTTTTAGTCGGAAATGAAGAGCAATGGGCTGATAGCAAGAACTTTTACATAAATGAAATCTGTGTTCTAAATAATATCCAACAAAACGGGGTTGGTTCGAGTTTACTAAAATATTTAGGGATTATCCTTAAACAGAGAAAAGTCGATACCGTATATTTATCAACCGAGAGAGGCAAAGGTAAACCGGAGTTGTTTTTCAGAAAAAACGGCTTTGTGACAAACGAGACTCGAATATTAATGACAATGAACCTTTCTTGAATTAAATACAAAAAACTTTAATTCTTAATCAACTAATGGGTGCTTATCTTAAAAATCTGGCTGCAAAAAGGCAGCCTTTTTCTTATTCGACTAACGGGTCAGTTTAATTGAATTGAAATTCATAGTACAAAACCCCCCTCAGCGACCATTATTTGGATTATAATTACTATGGAAATTCAAATGAAACGAGGGATATGATTGGAACTTCTATTAATTGAAAAACAATTTGCAGATGCTTTAAAATCCGTTGCTCGAAATTTAGAAATAAAGGAGTATATTCAGCAATCTTCTGAACTTTATCCGTTATTTCAAAGTGCTGCTAAAAGGTTTGTTACAGGTGAATCAAGAGAAGATGGATTATCTATTGGTGATTTACTTATCAATAAGGGTTACCGCATTTCGCTGGAATCTATCGGTGAGAAT
Proteins encoded in this window:
- a CDS encoding phosphatase PAP2 family protein, which translates into the protein MSFIEADYEWFKLINSKVQQYPLLDNIMIFFAEYVQYAFVLLILMLWLLNKSNFRVIAFQAMFSFTLAYSINRIIELFIYRERPFISHEIIQLVEHSANSSFPSDHATSAIAIAVTLWLSSHHFKYTWFILAVVIAFSRIWVGVHYPLDVVAGILNGVIIALFTHYLLFKVKPITLLIERPIFQGQGRMKDC
- a CDS encoding GNAT family N-acetyltransferase, yielding MQNTIRELSEKDLEEVSKIFTNVFSSNPWNEPWIFQTSYKRLLDISKTPGYIGIGYFNSNNQMIGFLVGNEEQWADSKNFYINEICVLNNIQQNGVGSSLLKYLGIILKQRKVDTVYLSTERGKGKPELFFRKNGFVTNETRILMTMNLS